TTTTAGTTCTTAGTTTTTAGTTAGTTAATAATAACTAAATCATTATTTGAATTGGACCTGCTGGACCTGAAACCTTGCCCTGCTGGGCGAATGACGTTCATCTACTGATGAACAGGGGGTATTTTACCATATTTCTGGCAAAAGTAAAGGAAAAAATTGCTGTTTTGTGTATGCAATTACAAACGGTTTTGATTGAAAAACGAAAGACGGTTAGCTTACAGATTTTTTCCTATGACCTCTGTTACTGTACTGGCTTAATTTTACTTCAATGGCCCGGACAAGGGCATCAAATGAACTCCTCTTGGCCTCATTAAGAGAAGCTGTTGGGTTATGCTCTATCATCTCAGCCACTTTACTTTTCAATTCTTGCTTTACACGATCGTTCCAATCCTTGCCCTGTTGAACAAATACATCACGCATTCTATCTGACCATTTCTTTGCTGAATGGAATTTTGGTGTGTCCAGTGTAATTCCATATACGTTCTCTACGATCTTTTTGTATATATTGGAATCGTAAAGATCTTCAATCTCGGCCTCTGTCATTCCTTCACAAGTTGAAAAATTTACATCTGCATCAGTCATAATTCCTTCTATTCTTGCTTTATCGAAGGATTCTTTACCACAACTATCGTGATCCAAAAAACAATGGATGAGACACAGAGCATCAGTTATCAAGCTGGCTTTGTATGATAGGTTTGTTCCCCCGTCCAATGTTTCAATCGCAAGAGTCTGGTTGTCAAACGCTGATTTAATTTTAGCTGATGCGTGGGAAAGAAGAGCCTTCATGGCAACCTTATCTTCATGGCCTTCGACAAGCAAAACTAATTCTGCATGGCGGAGGTTGTCGGATGCACGAACACCAAGAATATTTCGAATGTCTTCAACTTTTGTTGCTGGCTGCGCTCTCTGATTGTTAACTATAATATTGCTGGAGATATTCATCTTGTCTACAAACAATGGACAGTGTGTTGTGACGACTACTTGGTGTTTCTCGCTTAGTTCATTTAACACGGCGCGGAGTTCGTGAATTGCTGACGGATGAAGATGTGACTCTGGTTCTTCGATGGCGACGACAAGGTTTTTACCACTTGCCCCCCGCTCAGATGCGTGTCGCATTATTGCGAGCGCAGCAAGACTTTGAACTCCATCTCCTTTGTATTCCAGAAGGGTGGGTGTACCATCATCAACCTCTATCTCGCAAGATCTTCGCATTGCTCTATATCGTTCTTCCGAAGATATTCCAACGCGAACATTGGAAACAGCGGGCAAAAACTTTACGAGGGTGTCCTTTATAGTTTTTGAGAGAAGATCTAGTACCGGCTCTTGAATCTTTGCCACCCTCTCAAGTGCTTTTATGTAATCGGGATTATCCTCAACTTTAGCCAGCTCACGTTCTACCATATTCTCCACGACTTTCTGTGCCGACTCGGCTGTTCGTATGGCAGGAATATGAGTAAAATCAATATGTTCTGAAATGAACGTGCATACTTCTTCATGCTTGGCAGTCAATGCCTTTCCGCCCTTTCCCTGTTTTAGAACTCTAATCTTCATCTCGCCTTTCGAATTGAAAGATATCCGTACGGGAAGTGTTCCGGTTACATAACTTTTAATTTTTTTCCAGAACTCGTTTCTTTCATCATCCGACAAATCAAATTCCAATATAATTAAAGACTCACCATTAGGTTGTTCTTTCTGAAGCTGTATCGGGAAATCCCTATTCCAATCATAATGGCGGTGACGCCAAGATAATCTTGCTCCTAGGGGTAAACGCCTCCCCATTGTTAATACATCCATCGCAACAACTAATGCTCGAAGAATGTTAGATTTTCCTTCATTGTTTGGACCCACTAAGATAGCCTTGTTCCCCACCTTGATCTTATGGGCTTTAGTTATACTCCTATATTTTTCAACAGTGAAAGCAACGAGCTTCATCTCAAAAATCTCATTTCATAACTCTTTTTTTATTTCCCAATTCTACCCAAATTGTATTCATTTTCAACGACAAAATTTGGGGATGTTTGGACGAACACATAGGTTCGCCCCTACCTATGCGAATAATGCTTCGGTGAAGGTGTCGGGGTCGAATTCGGCGATGTCGGATGGTTTTTCGCCGAGGCCGACGAATTTGACGGGGATATCAAGCTGGTCTTTGATGGCGATAACGATTCCGCCGCGGGCGGTGCCGTCGAGCTTAGCGAGGAATATGCCTGTAACGTCGATTGCCTGGGTGAACATTTTTGCCTGCGCGATTGCGTTCTGGCCTGTGGTTGCGTCGAGAATCAATAAGACTTCATTGGGTGCGCCGGGGATTTTGCGGGCGACGATATCGCGGATTTTAGTCAGTTCTCTCATCAGGTCTTTTTGCGTATGCAGCCGGCCAGCGGTATCTAAAATCAGAAAATCCACGCCTCTTGCGACGGCGGCTTCGCAGGCGTCGAAGGCGACGGCGGCTGGGTCGGCTCCGCTTTTGTGTTTGACGATTTGCACGCCGATGCGCTCGGCCCAGATTGATAATTGCTCTACCGCGGCGGCACGGAAGGTGTCGCAGGCGGCGACGATGACTTTTTTATTGTTCTGGCTTAAGACGTATGCAAGTTTGGCAATACTGGTAGTTTTGCCGGAGCCGTTGACGCCGGCGATTAAGATTACCGTAGGGCCGGTCGAGGCCATTCGCAGTTGTCTATCCTGATGGGGCCAGTAGTTTTTGATATGCTCTTTGAGAAAGGGAATAATATCGTCGGTGGTTGCGATTTGTTTGCTGCCGTAAGCCGTCCGCAGGTCTGATATGAGCTTGTCGGTAGTTTCCACGCCGATGTCGTCGCTGATTAGGGTTTTTTCAAGCTCATCGAGCAGAGAGTCATCGATATTTCTGCTTAGTTTCAAAACCTGCGAAAGGGAGGAGCTGATTTTATCCCGCGTTTTGCTTAATCTGTCTTTGAAAAACTGGACGGTTTTAGAGAAGATTGCCATAGTTTAGTCAAAAATCCCAAGCACTAAATCCGAAATCCCAAACAATATCAAGTTACCAAGATTCAAATGTTCAAAATAAAAAACTGGATTCCCGCCTTCACGGCGGAGACAATTGCAAAGTTTCGCAGAAACGAGGGGGAATTTCAAGGGTTTCTATACTTTTTGTCACAAGACGGACAATTTTCTTTGACAAAAGGCGGGATTAAGGTTAGATTTTCATTAACACTTGGCGCAAGCCACCGGGTAAGGCTTTGTTCAATCACAGAGGGTGATGCGATTCAGCCTTATGAGGAATTTTTGGCAGGGATGGTTTAGGCAGATAGCCGCTGTTTTCACAGGGTAGCGATTTAGAAAGGAGTGGAGCTGAGTTTGGCAACGAGGGAAGTTGAAAATATTTTCGCTGATATACTCGAACGAGCAAAAGCGCTTGACCCTGTCAATACCCGCACTTGGTTCGATAAGCTGACAGTTCTGCACCTGGACGGCGGCTCACTTGAGATTAACTGTCCTGATGAGGCCACGGTGCAGTTTTTACGCGATAACTGCAAAGGCAGTTTCACCCGCGCAGCCCAGCAGATAACAGGCCATCTTGTTGCGGTAGATTTCAGTGTCGAAGAGAAAAGAAGCTTTTTGCGCCGGTCCCGCCGGCGTGAGGGCGGACCTAACCTGCATCCCGATTATACGTTCGATAATTTCGTAGTAGGGCCGAGCAACCGCCTTGCCCACGCAAGCTGTGTCGCGGTAAGCCAGTCGCCGGGCAATACTTATAATCCGCTTTTTCTTTACGGCAACGCCGGTTTGGGCAAAACGCACCTTTTGCACGCTGTCTGCGGCGAAACCAAGCGGAAATCCGATAAGAAGGTAATTCAATTCGTAAGCTGCGAGGATTTTGTCAACAGGTTCATCAGGGCGATAGAAGAAGGAAACCTGGCGGGTTTTCAGAGCCAGTTTCGCACTGTTGATATGCTGGTTATAGATGATATTCAGTTTTTGCGTGAGCGGGAGCAAAGCCAGGAAGAATTTTTCCACACTTTTAACAGCATTTACAGCAACGGCAAACAAATCATACTCAGCGCCGACTGTCCGCCCAGCAATATTCCATCATTGGAAGAGCGGCTTATCAGCAGGTTTAACTGGGGACTGGTTGCGAGGATTGATGCGCCGAGCTATGAGACGAGAGTCGCAATCGTCCAGAAGAAAGCCCATCTTCGGGGCCTGAGTATCAGCGACGAAATAGCAGAATATATCGCCCGCAAGGTGCATGCAAATATCAGGGAACTGGAGGGGGCACTTACAACCATTTACGCTGTAGCGACCACTACCGGCGAGCAAATCACCTTAGAAATGGCCCAGAGGGCATTGAAGGGCCAAATTGAATCAGCTCCCCGACATATAAATATTACGGATATTATCGACGTGGTAACCTCTCATTTTGATGTTCGGCTCGCAGATTTGCAGAGCAAAAAGCGCAGCCAAAGTATAGCTGAGCCGCGTCAGATTTGTATGTATTTAGCGAGGAACCTGACGAAGCACAGCCTCGAGGAAATCGGCGGTCATTTGGGCGGCCGAGACCATACGACCGTTATGCACGCCTGCAGCAAGATAGGTGAGGCCAGCAACAGTGACCCCCAGATGCACTCACTTCTGAACGAACTGACAAAACAAATCACGCAAGCACCGCAAGCTTGAATGCAGTT
The genomic region above belongs to Phycisphaerae bacterium and contains:
- the dnaA gene encoding chromosomal replication initiator protein DnaA, which gives rise to MATREVENIFADILERAKALDPVNTRTWFDKLTVLHLDGGSLEINCPDEATVQFLRDNCKGSFTRAAQQITGHLVAVDFSVEEKRSFLRRSRRREGGPNLHPDYTFDNFVVGPSNRLAHASCVAVSQSPGNTYNPLFLYGNAGLGKTHLLHAVCGETKRKSDKKVIQFVSCEDFVNRFIRAIEEGNLAGFQSQFRTVDMLVIDDIQFLREREQSQEEFFHTFNSIYSNGKQIILSADCPPSNIPSLEERLISRFNWGLVARIDAPSYETRVAIVQKKAHLRGLSISDEIAEYIARKVHANIRELEGALTTIYAVATTTGEQITLEMAQRALKGQIESAPRHINITDIIDVVTSHFDVRLADLQSKKRSQSIAEPRQICMYLARNLTKHSLEEIGGHLGGRDHTTVMHACSKIGEASNSDPQMHSLLNELTKQITQAPQA
- a CDS encoding ATP-binding protein, which gives rise to MKLVAFTVEKYRSITKAHKIKVGNKAILVGPNNEGKSNILRALVVAMDVLTMGRRLPLGARLSWRHRHYDWNRDFPIQLQKEQPNGESLIILEFDLSDDERNEFWKKIKSYVTGTLPVRISFNSKGEMKIRVLKQGKGGKALTAKHEEVCTFISEHIDFTHIPAIRTAESAQKVVENMVERELAKVEDNPDYIKALERVAKIQEPVLDLLSKTIKDTLVKFLPAVSNVRVGISSEERYRAMRRSCEIEVDDGTPTLLEYKGDGVQSLAALAIMRHASERGASGKNLVVAIEEPESHLHPSAIHELRAVLNELSEKHQVVVTTHCPLFVDKMNISSNIIVNNQRAQPATKVEDIRNILGVRASDNLRHAELVLLVEGHEDKVAMKALLSHASAKIKSAFDNQTLAIETLDGGTNLSYKASLITDALCLIHCFLDHDSCGKESFDKARIEGIMTDADVNFSTCEGMTEAEIEDLYDSNIYKKIVENVYGITLDTPKFHSAKKWSDRMRDVFVQQGKDWNDRVKQELKSKVAEMIEHNPTASLNEAKRSSFDALVRAIEVKLSQYSNRGHRKKSVS
- the ftsY gene encoding signal recognition particle-docking protein FtsY, encoding MAIFSKTVQFFKDRLSKTRDKISSSLSQVLKLSRNIDDSLLDELEKTLISDDIGVETTDKLISDLRTAYGSKQIATTDDIIPFLKEHIKNYWPHQDRQLRMASTGPTVILIAGVNGSGKTTSIAKLAYVLSQNNKKVIVAACDTFRAAAVEQLSIWAERIGVQIVKHKSGADPAAVAFDACEAAVARGVDFLILDTAGRLHTQKDLMRELTKIRDIVARKIPGAPNEVLLILDATTGQNAIAQAKMFTQAIDVTGIFLAKLDGTARGGIVIAIKDQLDIPVKFVGLGEKPSDIAEFDPDTFTEALFA